Within the Manduca sexta isolate Smith_Timp_Sample1 chromosome 19, JHU_Msex_v1.0, whole genome shotgun sequence genome, the region TTAGAGAAGAGAATACATTCACGGTACTTTCGGTTGTACTAATAATTACCTATCGTGAGCTCttttacctaaataaaatactacataCAATATCAAAGGTATGAAAGTAAAGGAGACatgataatttttgtatttgagcgggttataatatattattttcaggtaCGGTGTGTTGCGTCGCCGGCTGCTGGTATGTTGCGTGTGGTGGTGGTCGGCGGTGCTGGTGTTCTACGGCGTGGCGGTGCGCGCGCATGCGCTGGCGGGCTCGGCGCACGCCAACTACGCAATGGTGGCGGCGGCGGAGGTGCCCGCGTTGGCGCTcaacacactgctgctgggCCGCGCCGGTCGCCGCGCCACGCTCGCTGCAGCTCTGCTGCTCACTGCTACATCACTAACCGCCATGTCGTTGCTGCCAATTTGTGAGaacttataaaatactttttactattaGGTACAGGGTTTAATTTAATGTGCGAAAATATTTGATGGTATcctagtacctatatattaaatGATTAATCGTTAAGACATTCAAACTAGAACAAGAATTATTAATATGGTAGCCGAACATTCTATGTTACGTTATGTGTGTTCAGCCAAAGGGCGGTGGCGGCTGTCGCTGTACCTGAGCGGCAAGGTGGGCGCGACGATGACGCTGAACGCGCTGTACGTGTACAGCGCCGAGGTGTTCCCGACGCGTGCGCGCCACAGCCTGCTCGCCGCGTGCTCTGCCGCCGGCCGCGTCGGTGCCGTGCTCGCGCCGCTCACGCCGCTACTGGTAGCTCCTCCCAGCCCCTTTAACCAATTGTCAGATACCTCAGAGACTGTCCGCACCTGATACTTGAGGTTGGGATTGTTTCCAGCCTGTCTACCGCATACTTTGACTCTCCAAAGATAGTTAGGATTAGAGCAGTAAACAGATAGGGGAAATAAGGCGGAGAGGGCGGGTAAAATGACTAACTTAATTAGAATTATATACTCACTCTTGTGCTTGGCCCCTAAATGTAGAGAGATCAGCATCATTTGTCCAAAGGGACTCATATTATGCAACACTTCCCATTTAGTTTTATGATATTGCAGATTACTGACAATAGACATAATATAGCCACACTTGATGTCTATCTCGGTTCGCTAGAACACACTCTATTATTCACTTCGATAATTTTTGTCGGAAACCAATTGTTGTAATTGATGTATAATTCGTCAGTACTTTCCCGGTCAATTAAATCAGCAAAATAGGCACGTACATAACATCATGACCCGTGTCATCAATAATGTTTGAACATCAAACTGACATGCATCATAAGTGGATTAAATGGAGTGTAAAGAagcagatattatatttttaatggcaTTTCAACTTCCTCGTACAGatttgcatattatataatataaattatgtatttaatcaaAAAGTTCTCCGTATAAACTTAAGTTTACCTGCTTTCATGACCGCACTGCTATATAGTTTTCCCCTTGTATATAGAGCTGTGGCGCCTGTATATGTGTTTGCGTGTCAGGCGGTGTACGGTGAGTGGGTGCCGACGGCGGTGTTCGGGGCGCTGCCGGTGCTGAGCGCGGCGCTGACGCCGCTGGTGCCCGACACGCTGCACGCGCGCCTGCCCGACTCCTTCGCAGACCTGCAGCGCGCGCCCTCCACCACTGTCTGAATACCATCCTCCTCACTCTTGCGTCAATCCCTCCATGTTAGGGGTTATGAGTTGTCTAAGGATTTTCCGCGCACGATTTTGTGTCATCTACTCCATCTGAATACCACCACGAGAAAAGAATATATACAGAactgtactaatgttataatttaacaacTTGTATAGATGTTTGTTAGCGATATAATTTGTTGAATGTAAGCAAAAAACGTATAAAAACTTGaatggaatttattatttacacacaGATAAATCGAGGCATTAAAAAACCCAATTTATTATATCTGTTAAGCGAGCAAATGAAATGTGTGTGGAGGTAATGTTAACctttaacttaaaaaaacacaacaataatgtatattattcgATAATGATATGTatgtcatttagttattaatatttaataaattttcaagacaaattaagaataatgatgcctaaaattaatcaaatccgttttcaaaataataattgtaggttttcaccattaaaattcaaataatatcttaagcACATAgctaaaaattgttttaaattaatgtttgcaataaaaaaaaaaaacaaaaaatcgttTTACTTCGACATAAATTCTGTCCAAATCTTGTGAATGTACTATCTGGAAAGAACAATAACAACTGGCGGGTAATAGTGGAACAATATTGTgcgtaagtaaataattaatgatcacattggaaaatattatgttatcctTTAAAATAGTGACCAAATATCACTGAAAAAGGGTGTCGTGTCGGCTCGGCGCCGTGGTCCAGCACAGTAGCGGCAAGTCCGCCTTCAACTGAGACATATTGGGATGCAGCACCACGATCGATAGTGCTAAATATATCTCTTATCATATCTTATACAtagtatataaattactagtttATGTTGGCGACTTCGTCAGAGTGAAAacgattttccgggataaaagtcccgctttatatgtttctgggataaaaagtagctaacAGGCGTAATTTACCTtccttttagtaaaaaaatctaaatcggtttaatagtacctaagattagtgcgttcaaatatacaaacaatctcttcagctttatacattagtacaaatttgatattgatttatatttaaaattatattcagcTGCAAATTCATTGAATTTCGCGTGACGGAATATCcggaataaaatatgttgcaCAAACTTCACTTAAGTTGGTATCTTTATAATGAAGAGTTAACGATTTGTTAGTATATAGAGTTGTAACGTGTGTAGTTTAGGCGCATTGCATTTTCCTCAATCATAAATGTGTTCCACCGACATTTTCCAAAGCAGCTACAAACACAAAATTATGTAAGTTATGAGACATACCTATTGGTACACACGTAGCtatggtaaatataataaaaatataaatagaaatatttataaaggagaGAAGGATAATGCGACCATATCTATTCTCAGTCTACCATCCGAATAAATATCAGTCTGGTTCTACGTGAGTTTTGTTGCGCTTTGTCCTACACCATATCTTGTAGTTATTCGTTCAGACCTATATACagttaataatacatataactgCCTTCCTTTAAAAACGATATACATTAGTTATTATATATCTTTCAGAAAGAACAGCATCTTGACGATCTACAAATAAATGTGGGGTTCTGCCCATAAATAGCTTGAGACCGgcctaaaacaaaataataaaaataatatggacATAGGCCCCTCCAAAGGTACGCctcagagcccggtctgctgctttatgcatccagtcgttgCCGGCCGTCTTATGTAAGTCatcccgccatctggccagagggcgtcccacgctacgtttgccaagacgcgcTCTCCACCTCAGAACACGCTTACTCCAGCAATTATCTGTTCTGCGACGTATGTGGCCAGTCCATTGCCACTTCGACCTACTAATTTTCAGAGCTATGTAGGTCGCCTTATCATgtataatgaaacttaattatttaaccttaaacacatttatatctataatacttttatttccctcagaaaaatattaaatgatcttAATCTGGCATATAACATTTACGAAAAGTATAGATATAAACTAAAACAAGACAAGCAAACAATATTGTTCAATACCCAGAAGTCATTACGACAAGGCTAGTATCCTGTTTGAGTgatcaaaactatttttttgtacatgagcatggcaaagtgacccctactgcgtgttggaaccggacatacacaggctgattcccgAACGTGACACACTTCGCGGGCCACACAGGAAACGGtcggtatataataataataaagtaacccCCAACATACATAAACCTAATCTAAATTTaaccataaataaattacttatttattgtgaatTGCCCAACACGAAAAGAcgaaaaacacaaaacaaaacctaaatttataagtataaaactcAACAAAAAATGCACCATTATATATGATCATACAACCAGGTTATTAACTAAAACACTTATCGTGCAAT harbors:
- the LOC119189827 gene encoding solute carrier family 22 member 12-like; amino-acid sequence: MRHRMSVELPKYWEYILEKRIHSRYGVLRRRLLVCCVWWWSAVLVFYGVAVRAHALAGSAHANYAMVAAAEVPALALNTLLLGRAGRRATLAAALLLTATSLTAMSLLPISKGRWRLSLYLSGKVGATMTLNALYVYSAEVFPTRARHSLLAACSAAGRVGAVLAPLTPLLAVYGEWVPTAVFGALPVLSAALTPLVPDTLHARLPDSFADLQRAPSTTV